The region GGCACGTTGTCTGTGCATGACGCGCTGCGCGTGTTCTCGATCCGCACGCTGGTAGCGACCAAGTTTCAGGAGAGCAACAAGGCGCTGGTCAGCGATATTTTGCGCAACCGTGACTCAAGTTTCTTGACCACTGACTATATTTTCTAAAGGCACCTCGGTTCCTTGGTGAAAGCAGTCCAGTGTGGGAGCTGGCTTGCCTGCGATGCCGGCACCTCGGTCGTTACGTCTGACCGCGGTGATGCTATCGCAGGCAAGCCAGCTCCCACACAAGCCTGGCTTCCATAATTGACCGCGTTCGCCCTGACTACTAAGGCCACTTTAATACCGATGAACCTGCATTTGCCCGTGTTCGCTCGGCGCTTGTTGCGCCCCTTGCTGGACCCGTACCGTCGCTATCGCCATGCCAAGCTGATTCACGCGGTACGCGTGTCCATCGGCTTGCTGGCGACGATCCTCCTTACCACCGGCATCAACCTGCCCCACGGTGAATGGGCCTCGGTGACCATGCTGATCGTCATCGGCGGCTTGCAGCACCACGGCAATATCGGCAAAAAAGCCGTGGAGCGCGCCTACGGCACCTTGATCGGCGCCAGCGTGGGCTTGCTGCTGGTGGTGCAACAGGCGTATTTCGGCCAACCGCTGTTGACCTATTTGTTGATGTCGGTGGTGTGCGGGTTCTTTTCCTACCACGCCATCGGTAAGGGCGGTTACATCGCGCTGCTGTCGGCGATCACGGTGTTTATCGTCGCCGGCCACGGGGACAATCCAATCTCGGATGGCCTGTGGCGCACCGTCGATATCCTGATCGGCATTGTGCTGGCCCTGGCGTTTTCGTTCGCCCTGCCGCTGTACGCCGTGTACTCGTGGCGCTACAACCTGGCCAGTGCGTTACGCGACTGCGCCCAGATTTACAGCCGGATCATCAGCGGCCAGTCGGTCACCGATGATGAACACCTCAAACTGCTCAACCGCCTGAATGCGGCGATGCTGCAACTGCGCTCGTTGATGCCCTCGGTGTCCAAGGAAGTCCGGATCTCCATGACCGAGCTGGACGCGATCCAGCGGCATTTGCGCATGTGCATCAGCACCCTGGAAATTCTTGGCAATACCCGGCCCGACCCTCGGGATGAGCAGGCGATGGCACGCATGCAGGTGATGCTGAAAGCCGAACACCGACAGATACGCGTGCAGCTGGTGGGGATGGCGCGGGCGTTGAAGTCCGGGTTCACCGAACGGCTTGATCGGCCGGCCACGCAGGTGCCGGATGAAAGCGTACTGGAGGCGCCGGTGCAGAGTGCGTTGGATGGGTATCGGTTGTTGACGTTGCAGTTGGCGGGAAATGTCGACGTGATGCGTCAGAGGTTGGCCAGGACGGCTAGCCATTGGAAGATTTGAGTGGTTGATAAAAAAGGGACAGTCTACGGTTAAGTAGAGCTGTCCCCTCATTAACACTCAGCCATGATTAGGTTAAACGTTTCAACTCTACGAACTGTATATGAAAGTCGTTGCCATTTGACCCGGCTTGACGATTGATAACCGCAACACTCGCAGCACTGTTTGCCGGCACCGTAAATTCAGCTTTTATATACGTCCAATTACGGGCAGGAACGGTAGTGTTTGCAATAACCACCCTGCCACCGACTTCTACCGAAATAATAGGCTGCAGGGTTCCCGCAGGGCTAGTGTTAAAGACCGGAACAGTAATGCGATAACGGAAAGCAGTGTTGAAATTTAACGTTTGGGTAATCAATGCGCCCGCTGGCGTGCCAGCTGGCGTACCGAAGAACAAGCCCATACCACCTCGCACCGGGGCTTTGGCAGCAGGTCCAAATGCCCACCCACCATTACTCGAAGCAAAGTCTGTAAAACGGTATAGCCATGAATCATTAACACCGTATTCAACCACTGGGAATACAACGGCCCGCGACGCGTCCGTACTGCCATCATATGACACTCTGACTTCAACTTGAAACTTGGAGCCCAACGTCAGCGAAGTCAATATTGCACGCCGCACAGCCTTATTCACCAAGCCATTCGTCGCATCTAGAGAATCAATCAAATAAGCAGTTAGCACCGCCTGGACTTTACCACTCCCAATAATATCTACCCACACCCGTTGCCCTTGCTTAATCAAGGGCCACTTGCCCACGTCCACCCGACTATTGACAAACGTATTCAAGTCGACAGTACTTCCATTGGCCTGATTATTAATCGTTGCCTTCGGAAGACTGGCAGCCGCAATCGTGTCGACCATTACCGTTTGAACATTAGACGGCGTAGTTTCATCACCGCGCAGCATCGAGTAACTCAACTGCACCCGGCTATTGACACTGTTATGCAGCACTTGAGCCGCGGTCAGGTCAAACACCACCGAGCCACTCGTCTGGCCTTTAAGTGTTGCTTGATAGTTAGTGCCATCCTCAAAAATCCAACTCAGCGTGATGGTATCCGTCGCCAGCATCCCTGGGTATTTAACCGTCACACCGGTGTCGTTTTGAATGGTCACCGGGTCAACCGTGACCTCTTGCGTGGTACCTGAGGCACCGTTAAGGGTTGGATAAGGCAGCACCGCCGGCAGTTGCTGGATTACATAGTTGGCCACGCCAAACAGGGTCGCCGTTTGCCTACTGGGGATTGCCGGGAAACTCACCCAAAACTTCATTTCAAAGATCGAGCCGTCCTTGAGCAAGCGAGCTTTATCCAGCGGGAATGGCAGAGAAACTCCCTTGATGAGGTCGCCTGCGACGACCTTGTTGGCGGTGTAAAGTTTCTCGGTGTACGGCGTCCCATCATCAAAAGTGCCGGTGCACGTCAGCCACATCAGTTGGTCTTCACGCATGAAATCCCACACGGCAATATCGATGCGAGGCTCTTCACCCACCAGGCTAACCGGCAGCACCGTGGTGTTTTCAAACCCGCGAATGCGCGGTGTCGGCAGCACCGCAAGAGGCAGCAACCGCACGGACAAGGTCTCGAACGTGTAGGTGAATTGCCCGCGCCGAACCTCGCAATCCACGCTGACGTTGTTGCCGTCTCGACGCAAGCCCTTGGCAATGACATAGGCCGGGATGGGCACATCGACGCTGTTGGTCTTCGGATCGCCTGGCACTACGTCTTCAAATTGGCTGACGTCATATTGGCCGAGCCATTTGTACGCAATTTGATCACCGGCCTGCATCGACTTGTAGCTGATGCGCAAGGTGGCACCGTTGATGACCTTCTTCGGCTGAATCGTTCCCAGAGCCTGATCAGCCTCAAGAATTTTCAGTAATCCCAGTTCTACCGGCAGGCCAACGGTGAGGTCAAGCACCTGGGAGCGAAAGACCTGCTGAGGTTGGCCCGGACGCACCACGGTGTAGCTGACAGAGATGCTGGCGTTGATATTGTTGTCCACGACTTTACGGTCAACCGGAAAAAACACAGACGGCAAGACGTGCCCTGCATACGCCTGGTTAATCTTGATGGTGCCGCTGGCAGAGCCCTGCACGCCCCTGCCGATCACACTCCAATACAGCAGATCGCCCACGACCGTGCCTGAATAGGGAAACAACAGCTGAATCTCAGGATCTACCACGTCGGCAGGGTCGATATTATTACCACGGGAGCCCTGAACAATCGGCGCATCCAGCACGGCCACACGATCACCCAACTGGACTTCCAGCTTCGATGATTCGTGGACCGACGCTGAAGTACCTTCGCCGTCGTCGGTGATGTAGTAAATCTGGAAGGCACCTTGGCCCTCAAAGTCTTTCAGAGTCTCTTTGGACACACGCCGGGTGCCGCCCTGAACGCCTGCCGGTTGCAACTGGGTATAGTGCGTTCTGCCGTCACTGGTTTCGATCACCAGAGTTTCCAGCAGGCTTTCACCATGGGGCTGGTAGGTAGGAATTGTTACGGTGATGTCGGTATCCAGCGGGATAAGGCCCGCTTCAATCGGGCTGACCGTCACCGCCGGCATCGATACCGGCAGGCCCCCCACGCTGATCGAGTTACTGCCTGATGTCCCCAGCAGCACCCCAGCGGAGGTATACGACTCGAACGCTACCTGGAACCGCCCGTTTGCCAGCCCGGTGAAGAGGTCGTAGCTGAGCGTGATCGTCTCGATACCCAGATTCCTGTCGGTAACAGGATTCAATCGTACAGTCTGGCTTCGACCTTTGTCCGGGAAAAGCGTCAAAACGACCGTGACCTGATTCGGGGGGTTGGGTTTCGGCGACTTGCGGGGCGGCGCAACCAACACCTCTAACGTGGACTGGCTATTGAGGTCGAGATCCAGTTCATCAAACTCCTCGCCATCTACCAGAAAAATTGGGATTGGGAGGGCGGCGCTCAGTTCCGAGATCAGTTTGTAGCGCTTGGAATGCACCCATTCACCTTCAGGGATGTTCCCTACCAGGTCTCTAACCGTAAATACGACCTCTATCACGCCATTCTGACTGCCTTGGGCGATGACTTGCGGGCTGATAAACACCCGGATCGGCCCAGGCCCTGCGGCCTCTTCGGGGCTAACAATATGCTCGACGGAGATTCCGTCATATTTGACGGTAATGGTGTCGTTTTTGCGAATATACAGATACTTGGAAATCAAGCACCAGATTCCGTCTGCAGTATTGTCCTTGTTAAGGGACGAGCCACTGGGCAGGCCTTCAATCGACATATTCAACCCACTGTGCCACTTCTTGGCGACCTCACGATCTCGACCACCAGGGTTAGTGGTTTTGATCAGGATGGTCTGCGTGATCGAGCGGCTCTCCTGCAAGCTATCGGCGCGCACAACCCGACCGAACATCTCGACTTCGCCCTCCGGCAACTCGTTGACCGTCAGGTAGTAAGCGTTCGAGGTAATGTCTTTGACGACGTCCGAAGCGGCGAAGATGTCCGGGTCATGAATGTAGATGGAGTAATTGTCAGCGAAGCCAAGTGCGGGCCATGCCCTAAAGGAGAACCTGGCGGGAAATGCATGACGGATACCCATGCCCCAAACGGCGGTTTCGGGGTATTTTGGGGGGGTATCGGTGACCTTGGGATCGAACTGGACAGCAGGAAAATACGAAATGGGCGGATCAAGATCGTAGTCAATATTATCAGCGGGTTGGCTGGCCATTTTTATCACCTTGCTCAGTTAATGCGCCATAAATCGCGCGGGGCAAGGCAGATCAAGCGCCTGAGGACCTATTGGAGTCTAGCTGTCAGAAATGACAGTGGCGACGAACGGTATGGCTTAAAGGAAAAATCCGACAGACAAAAAGGGGATTATAGATCT is a window of Pseudomonas antarctica DNA encoding:
- a CDS encoding FUSC family protein; its protein translation is MHLPVFARRLLRPLLDPYRRYRHAKLIHAVRVSIGLLATILLTTGINLPHGEWASVTMLIVIGGLQHHGNIGKKAVERAYGTLIGASVGLLLVVQQAYFGQPLLTYLLMSVVCGFFSYHAIGKGGYIALLSAITVFIVAGHGDNPISDGLWRTVDILIGIVLALAFSFALPLYAVYSWRYNLASALRDCAQIYSRIISGQSVTDDEHLKLLNRLNAAMLQLRSLMPSVSKEVRISMTELDAIQRHLRMCISTLEILGNTRPDPRDEQAMARMQVMLKAEHRQIRVQLVGMARALKSGFTERLDRPATQVPDESVLEAPVQSALDGYRLLTLQLAGNVDVMRQRLARTASHWKI